A genomic window from Bacilli bacterium PM5-9 includes:
- a CDS encoding hypothetical protein (product_source=Hypo-rule applied) produces LAIEATSLKISSQYKDNMKDRSVVMMMKLHFQLKKIKNDLKLHFQK; encoded by the coding sequence ATTAGCCATAGAAGCTACCTCCTTGAAAATAAGCAGCCAATATAAGGATAACATGAAAGATAGATCAGTAGTAATGATGATGAAATTGCACTTTCAATTGAAAAAAATAAAAAACGATTTAAAATTGCATTTTCAAAAATAA